DNA from Rutidosis leptorrhynchoides isolate AG116_Rl617_1_P2 unplaced genomic scaffold, CSIRO_AGI_Rlap_v1 contig268, whole genome shotgun sequence:
AGTCCAATGAAGATTTCGACAAACTATCTAGCAAGGGCGAAATCATTAATGCAACCAAGCTTCGCAATAATTATGCTCCGTCTTTAGACAGATTAGAAGAAACTTCGACAATTATTTCTTTGAAAATTACATATTTTCCCAATTTCGGATTTTGTATTGGAATAGCCGGACACCATGCAATTCTTGACGGAAAAAGTTCGGCCATGTTTATAAAATCATGGGCTTACTTATCTAAGAATTTTGATCAAGAAAATTTGCCATCAGATTTAGTTCCATGTTTTGATCGGACAGTTATTAAGGACCAAACTGGAAAACTCGACATGTTTTACTTAGACATGTGGGTAAATTTGGCGGCCAAAATGAATTCGAAAGAAAACCCTAGAAGCTTGAAGGAACTAGATTTTGGAGCCAATAAAGGTGACGATTTAGTTCGAGCCACGTTTGATTTTTCTCGAGAAGATATTAAGAAATTAAGAGAGAAGGTTCAATCGAACTCGATTGATCATACTAATCTTTACATATCGAGTTTCACTCTAACGTATGCTCATGCAATTATTTGCTTTGTTAAAGCAAAAGGTTTGGAAAGTAATGAGAAAGTCAATTTTGCTTTCGCGGCTGATTTTAGGAGCCGTCTTGTCCCACCAGTGCCGGAGAATTATTTGGGTAATTATGTGGGTAGCAAAAGGGTGAAGACGGTAGAAGTAAAAGATATTGTTCGAGATGAATTAGGCCTTGTAATTGTGGCTAAGAATATAAGCGATTCGATTAAAGAATTGGGGAAAGATGGATATTTGGAAAGGATTGAAGAGATTTTCAATTCATATTCGAAATTGGAACCTAGTCTGTTAGGGATTATTGGTGTAGCAGGATCGCCGAAGTTAGAGATTTATGGTGTAGATTTCGGATGGGGAAAGCCAAAGAAGGTAGATATCGTGTCAATTGATAAGGCAGGCAGTTTTTCTATGACGGAGAGTAGAGATCAAATTGGAGGGATTGAGATTGGTTTGGTCATGAAAACTCAAGAGGAACTCCAAGCTTTTGCTTCATTATTTGTTCAAGGACACAAGTAATCATATTATTTATGATCTTTATTTTCTCCAAATGTTTTGAACTTCCAAAAGAAAATTGTCATTGTCTTTTTTGGATTTATTGTTGCCTAGCCGTTTGAAGAAGTTAATGAACGACGAACACCTTATCCTAGGATGCTTTCATTGTCTTTTTAATTTCCTGAATGACCCGACTTATTATTATGCTTTGAAATCCTATTTGTAATCTCGATTGATTGTCGTCCCCGTTACGGGAGGCCTGATTGTTAGACTCATTATTTTATGGACTAATTAAATTCATCGTATTTTGTGGGATTTATAGAAACGTCACAAAGTGTATTGTGCATTTTGTGGTGTTTGTAGAAATACCACAAAATACGATGAATTCAATGAATCCATATTTGAATGAATCAATTTATCACAACCGGTTGCAGGATAATTGTTTCCTATTCTCTTGTTTCTTTCACTTGATGGTGTTTTATAAAGTTTTTCCTCGGGAAGGGTTGCTATTTGATGGTGGGGTCGCAGACGTTATCCTTTCCTATACTTTTTAGCTTCATTGAACTTTTTTAACTACTCTTAGTTGCTCTTATTCTATCCAAAAAAAAAGGCCATACATCATGGTCCATGTCCAAGGTTAACTCGGCAGTAGCATACATGTGAGTATTATGTCGGCAGAGATAGGAATGGTCCACAAATTAATGATATTAAATGCAATATGCAAATATAGACACATTAACCAAAATTCCAATGTGACCTTCCATTCAAGTCCCAGACGACAGTATTTCTTTTTATACATTTGGACTATACAAGGGGTAGTCCATCCCAACCCCATACAATTTAAAGAATTGTGTTCATAATGAGTTCATTTGGAGAACCACTTGGCCAACAGGCCGATATTATTGAAATGTTTGCCATGAAACTGTTAGACAGTGTACAGTATTGAAAATTTTTCTTGATAATGTATTATTTGCACTTCTGTTGTCCGATATATGCATTGCACGAACAAATTAAAGCAATACTATAGGGAGTATTTTGATTTGATACAAAAAATTTGCGGCTAAAAGCCTAAAACTGGATGTATTATCATATAGAGAGAGTTAAGGGCATAGACATTTGATGAAATAAAGATATAAAAAAGGCATAGAAATGAATTCGACTGTTTATAAAATTTGGGCAAATTTTTCATCTTCTTTATAAAATCAGGATCTAAAATGCCATTTTTCAAAACCATAAAGTGTCATCTCAATTCTCAAGAACCTTCTGGCAGTAAACGGCACAAATAGACAAGAAATAACGGTGTCATAACGGCTCGGAGTCTCGGTCGTGGGCCCAGTTGTTAAATGGAGTTAGTTTATGGACCCAAGCGTTAGTCGGACAATAGTTTAGGGATCCAAGTATAATTATCCCTAAAATGTAAATGGGGAAGTCCGAAGTCCATTAACATTGATGACAGATACGTTTGGCCCATGCTGAAATTTGATAGCATTTGGTCCAACTTAAAATGGCTCGATTATTCATTGGGCTTTCTCATTGTCGGTTCAGATCTTGAACCGAATTTTAATTGGCTCGATTCGATAGTGGGTAAAATCGGTTATTTTCGGGTCAATTCATTAAACCAACATGTAATTGTGATAATAATGATTACTATTGGTCGATTTCGAGCAATTAACGTACCTTTTCCTTTAGAAATTAAAGTAAATATTTAATCTATCACCAAGAATTTAATTTACAAATGAAGGATGTGTAAGATTCTGGTTCAAATCAGAAATctgtaaaatattagattttttatGTCACATGTGATCATATAATAAATCGATATATTAAGTCTTTATGCCAACCATATTCTTTGCACCATAATGATAAGCCAAATAATCGGAATTTCTGCAAATGAGTTCTCTGAAGACGTGATAAATTTGGGATTCATCGTGGACCTCAACATCTTGGTTATCATTGTTTTGATTCGTGTTCGTTTGTTTTTATTAGTCACGAAGATTATCAAGAAGCTCACTCGTTGGCTCACCTTCCTTTTGATAGGTTATTTGTTTCTTTTGGTTGTAATATAATGGGTGTGTCTATTAACACGCTCTTTTTTTGCCGTTCACACGCTAGTTATAGTGAACTGACGAAATTATCCTTTTCTTTACCTTGACTTGTTTTCTATTCCAAATCTGTTTTTTTCCTTTTGAAATTCAACTCGATCGTAATTTTCTAAGATTAAATAATTACAGCTTTTTCCCTATTTTTCCATCCAATCTTTTCACTTCACTTTAGAACGCATGACTTTATCCATCTCAATCCAAGCCCAGAGCTACTATGTTTCCTATAAACCCAAAACAGGaactatgtatatgtatacatgaaACAGAGAAATACTCGTTTATGACCCACTTGATGAACTCAgcccaatattatcttgaattgttTCATGAATTCGCTAGTACCTTAATTTTCTTCACATCCAATCGGATTTGGGGTTGTgacattaataaaaaaaaaaagttgcaGAGGACGAGAGGAGACGAGAGATAACGACGAAGAGTGGGAAAGAGGAGATGAGTCCAGGAAGGAAGGAAGAAAGAGGGAGATGTGAGTCCACTtatattttttttcaattttttattaGATAAGATTGGTTGAAAGAGGCAGTGTTATAGATTTAACGATCGTTGCAAACATATAGATACCGTGTGAACAGCAAAAAAGGAGCCTGCTAATACACACACCCAATTAGTCTACCAAGATAGTAACATGTGATCCGAAACTTTCATCGTCAATGAGCCAATTTTTGAGATTGTGTTAATAAAATCTAAAACTAATTACAAGTATTGTGGGTAGTAGTTTGTTAGTTTTCAAGTTCAGTACTAATCCATTTTCAGTTGATTTTAATTCCTCCATAATCCCTCTAATCACACGCTCATTAATGTTTCCAGGAATTTCTCCAACGATGTCATAATATTTCCATTTTCGTTGCCATTTCGTTCAAAATATTATTGACGTCATCTGAGTAGAGTGGTGCTTAAATCTCCACTTCACAAAGTTTGCTTTCCACACAAAGAAACAAAACTGAATTTTGAAACTGCATATATACTCCATGAATGATGGAAAAAATATTCTTGTATTTCAAACACTTACGAGACGGTGCTGCTGAGTTTGGAAAGGGCCATAAGAAGACTGAGGCATTCATTGAAATAAACAAAGAGTTTCATAGAACATGGAAAATGAAAATATAGCATAAAACAAGTCAAAATTCCCAAGAAACAAAAGCCTACACTTTACTTGGAGCAGAAGTTAGTGAGCGCCCTAAACCACCTATTTACAAACCGGGTAACGGAAATCAGAGAATAAATCTTTACTTACCTTAGCAAAACCATTGTTTCCCCTAGAGAGACCCCAAGAATTCATTATATAAAAAATCCTCCATACTCATCCAAATGGTCGATGCCTCGCTCGACCATATAACGCAAATTCATGTGCTAGTTCTTGATATGAATATTCAATAATCTTGTGGTCCGGCCTTTAATGAATCTTTTTGCCGATAAATAAGAGCATGCAGCAATAGATGCACAAAATAACGAAAATCGATAGTTAATAGTTTTTTCACAATTTTAAATACTTACATGTACGCCCCTGATTGACAAGAGGAGGAAGAAATTTACTCCAATCAATAGTAGCATTAGTAGCCAGTCCTCTTGTAGAACCCGTGGATGTGGAACACATGGGTGCATCAGCCGATTCAAAGATGGTATCACATGTCAAAAACTATGATCAATATTCCACTGCGTGAGGGATCATGAAGTCGAGAATTTACTGATGCACCTATGTGAGGGATCATGAAGCCGATAATTTTTGATAGATCCCACAAATTCCTTATCCAGTATTCTTATCGACTGTTTCTACATTATGATTATATGAGCCCTCTTTACATGGGTCATAATACCTGAATTTATCTTCAATTTACGAATTCATACATCAACTTATTTTTTGTACAATTACTACATGAATTTGCAAACATTTACAAATCACTACTTCAACTTACTACCCATTATGGTGAAGATGTAAGTGTCGGAGGATTAATTTCGTATAATACACACCAAATATCAATCATATCATATCCTTTTTAACTTGATCTAGTAAATAAACTCTTTGAAGTCAAGATCCGTAGAAAGAAGATCGGGTggaagtatatatacataaaagaatGAGTTATGTTTTTCACGTGTCTTTATTAAAATGCACTTGCCTGATTTGTTAAGTATAAACtattaactttatatatatcaacATGATAATTGTATGTAAAAATTTGCATCTATTTTGTGACGAAGGTGATATAGTTTATGTGCTCTTTATGAATTTTTCATTATGTTGTCATATTGTTGATATATGTAAAGTCAATAATTTACATAAATTTGCATCTATTTTGCGACAGAAGTAGTGATAAAAAATTTCACTCACAGAGAGTTATAGGCTCACTATGGCTGTACAAAAtataaaactcattttcttttTCTTTGCAAAACCTTGTATTAAACCTTGTAAGCAAAGTAAATGATTTTACAAAAACGCGTTTGGGTATGGGTCTCTCTCGGCTGTTTGTAGCTATCGCTGTGATCGGAGGAGGCTATTTCCGATTGCGTTCTTCACTGGTTCTGTTTGTGTTCTTCTCTGTCTTGTTTGCGATGTCTAATAAGGTGAGATCTGGTTCTGTCTCACTTGTTTCGAATGATGTGTTGTCAGTTGTTGCGAATAATAATAGGAGTATTATTTATATACATTGTGCAAGAAAGTGATACCAAACTTCTATATCTAAAGGAGACACAACAAAACTCGATCAAAATTGTTGAGGTCATCCAAATCTCTCCATAGGAAAATGAATTCAATCAGATTAAATCTCTTAATCTCACTTTCTTCGACTTGCTTCATATCAAAATTCATCTGACCGATCTTCTCTTCTTCTACAATTTTACGGGTTCGTCGGCTATAGATTTCTAACTACTCAAGAATCCTTCCTAGACTCAAACACTTCCTCTCACTCGCTCTTTTACACTGTTGCCGGCAGACTCACGTGGACTCCAAAAGACCTTAAACACTACATCACCTGCTCTAAAGACAACGTTGTCTCATTTGTTGTAGCCGAGTCCGATGAAGATTTCGACAAACTATGTAGGAAGGGCACTAACATAAATGCTGAGGAGCTTCGGGGTAATTATGCTCCATCCTTGGAGATATCTGCCGAAAACGCATCAATCATTTCCTTGAAGATAACGTATTTTTCAGGTTTCGGACTCTGTATTGGAATGGCTGCACCGTGGATTTCTTGACtgaaaatgtttgccatgttcatAAAATCATGGGGCTATTTATCTAAAACTTTTGATCAAGAAAATTTTCCTTCGGATTTAGTTCCGAGTTTTGAACGAACGGTTATTGAAGACCCAACTGGAAAACTCGAAATGCTCTACTTAGACATGTGGATAAAAAATACGGTCAGAATGAATCCGGAAGCAACCCTAGAAGCTTGAAGGTACCAGAATTTGGGCCAGAGTTAAACATCAAGACTTTGTTCGAGCTAGCCACGCTTGATTTGACTCGAGAAGATATAAATAAATTAAGAGAGAAGATCCAATCGATCTCGAATATTGATCATATTAATCTTTAGTTGTCGAGTTTTACTCTAACGTATGCTGATGCAATTATTTGCTTTGTTAAAGCAAAAGGGTTGGAAGGTAATGTAAAAGTCAGTTTCTCCTTTGCGGCTGATTTAAGGAGCTGCCTTGTGCCACCGGTACCAGAGAAT
Protein-coding regions in this window:
- the LOC139882412 gene encoding phenolic glucoside malonyltransferase 1-like; the protein is METPQNSIKIVEVSQISPSENNETDQIKSLNLTFFDLLWIKFHPIERLFFYEFTGLSTTNFYSTILRRLKHSLSLALSHFRPLAGKLTSSVQYVDGKVVVGSFLDATYLIEDRLSYDDFSQVMCNYADIEREGVQLRLIYVCAIDNEERPADFGGIQTGVSSCRGSVPPRCSNSGAGHHAILDGKSSAMFIKSWAYLSKNFDQENLPSDLVPCFDRTVIKDQTGKLDMFYLDMWVNLAAKMNSKENPRSLKELDFGANKGDDLVRATFDFSREDIKKLREKVQSNSIDHTNLYISSFTLTYAHAIICFVKAKGLESNEKVNFAFAADFRSRLVPPVPENYLGNYVGSKRVKTVEVKDIVRDELGLVIVAKNISDSIKELGKDGYLERIEEIFNSYSKLEPSLLGIIGVAGSPKLEIYGVDFGWGKPKKVDIVSIDKAGSFSMTESRDQIGGIEIGLVMKTQEELQAFASLFVQGLHCTNKLKQYYREYFDLIQKICG